Proteins encoded together in one Kutzneria kofuensis window:
- a CDS encoding DUF6939 family protein, with product MPQAVLRIADRRGRFASSGRCSGIATACGGSGLLDYEATRRRIYLPAYRWVLDNRVQDVLAELRELGAERPLVLVDYTTNGDVANLATPLSHAALVARYLTGRWDG from the coding sequence GTGCCGCAGGCTGTCCTTCGGATTGCGGATCGAAGAGGACGGTTCGCAAGTTCGGGCCGGTGCTCGGGCATCGCGACGGCCTGCGGGGGCAGTGGGCTGCTGGACTACGAGGCCACGCGGCGGCGGATCTACCTGCCGGCGTATCGCTGGGTGCTGGACAACCGCGTGCAGGACGTGCTGGCCGAGCTGCGCGAACTCGGGGCCGAACGGCCGTTGGTGCTGGTGGACTACACCACGAACGGCGACGTCGCGAACCTGGCCACCCCGTTGTCGCACGCCGCCCTGGTCGCCCGATACCTCACCGGCCGATGGGACGGCTGA
- the opcA gene encoding glucose-6-phosphate dehydrogenase assembly protein OpcA, with product MIIDLPSTTTAQVNSKLVEVRETGGAVALGRVLTLVIVTDDSAKTEDAIQAANEASREHPCRVIVLARGARKAAARLDAQIRVGGDAGASDVIVLRLYGPLADQAASCVVPLLLPDAPVVAWWPSEAPDVPSEDSIGQLATRRITDSAAEKNPIKALEQRRKSYVDGDTDLAWTRLTNWRAQLASALDLPPYEKVTAATVVGEADSPSSELLAGWFASRLNVPVSRAKATSGEGIVQVTLQRRSGAVDLLRPDAKTGTLTQPGQPDRRIALQRRSVRDCLAEELRRLDPDEIYEAALKAVPKVTKGRVATSSSKPAAKPAPAKASAESKAKAAAETKAKAEAPAAEAKPKRAAAKKATAKAES from the coding sequence GTGATCATCGACCTGCCGTCCACCACGACCGCCCAGGTCAACAGCAAGCTGGTGGAGGTCCGCGAGACCGGTGGCGCGGTCGCGCTCGGCCGGGTGCTGACGCTGGTGATCGTCACCGACGACAGCGCGAAGACCGAGGACGCCATCCAGGCGGCCAACGAGGCCAGCCGCGAGCACCCGTGCCGGGTGATCGTGCTGGCCCGTGGGGCCCGCAAGGCCGCGGCCCGGCTGGACGCCCAGATCCGGGTCGGCGGCGACGCCGGCGCCAGCGACGTCATCGTGCTGCGGCTCTACGGGCCGCTGGCCGACCAGGCCGCCAGCTGCGTCGTGCCGCTGCTGCTGCCGGACGCGCCGGTGGTGGCGTGGTGGCCGTCCGAGGCGCCGGACGTGCCGTCCGAGGACTCCATCGGGCAGCTGGCCACCCGCCGGATCACCGACTCCGCCGCCGAGAAGAACCCGATCAAGGCGTTGGAGCAACGTCGCAAGTCCTATGTGGACGGCGACACCGACCTGGCGTGGACCCGGCTGACCAACTGGCGGGCGCAGCTCGCCTCGGCGCTGGACCTGCCGCCGTACGAGAAGGTCACCGCGGCCACCGTGGTCGGCGAGGCCGACTCGCCGTCCTCGGAGCTGCTGGCCGGCTGGTTCGCCTCGCGGCTGAACGTGCCGGTGAGCCGGGCCAAGGCCACCAGCGGCGAGGGCATCGTGCAGGTGACGCTGCAGCGCCGCTCCGGGGCCGTGGACCTGCTGCGGCCCGACGCCAAGACCGGCACGCTCACCCAGCCGGGCCAGCCCGACCGCCGGATCGCCCTGCAGCGCCGTTCGGTGCGGGACTGCCTGGCCGAGGAGCTGCGGCGGCTCGACCCCGACGAGATCTACGAGGCCGCCCTGAAGGCGGTGCCGAAGGTCACCAAGGGCCGGGTGGCGACTTCGTCGTCCAAACCCGCCGCGAAGCCGGCGCCCGCCAAGGCTTCCGCGGAGTCCAAGGCGAAGGCGGCGGCGGAGACCAAGGCCAAGGCGGAGGCTCCCGCGGCCGAGGCCAAGCCGAAGCGGGCCGCCGCGAAGAAGGCGACCGCCAAGGCCGAGTCGTGA
- a CDS encoding alpha/beta fold hydrolase, whose product MGYADVNGLHMYYERHGEAGTPLVLLHGGMLTIDLNFANLIPTLARDHQVIGVELQGHGRTADIDRAITPAALAGDVVALLDHLGIERAHVLGHSMGGAVALELAVSHPDRVRSVVPISASVRPDGMHEDLLDPSRHATSTRLPTQQDFTDFREAYQRLSPHPEHFDEFLATMSASAADLKGWSDEQLAGITAPTLLVMGDHDFVTIEHGALMKRLIPGSHLAVLPNTTHMTVTLRSELLLPVLADFLD is encoded by the coding sequence ATGGGCTACGCGGACGTGAACGGCCTGCACATGTACTACGAGCGGCACGGCGAGGCCGGCACGCCGCTGGTGCTGCTGCACGGCGGGATGCTGACGATCGACCTGAACTTCGCGAACCTGATCCCCACGCTGGCCCGCGACCACCAGGTGATCGGCGTGGAGCTGCAGGGCCACGGCCGCACCGCCGACATCGACCGGGCGATCACCCCGGCCGCGCTGGCGGGCGACGTGGTGGCGCTGCTGGACCACCTCGGCATCGAGCGGGCACACGTGCTCGGGCACAGCATGGGCGGCGCCGTCGCGCTGGAGCTGGCCGTCAGCCACCCGGACCGGGTGCGCTCGGTGGTCCCGATCTCGGCGAGCGTCCGGCCGGACGGCATGCACGAGGACCTGCTGGACCCGTCCAGGCACGCCACCTCCACCCGGCTGCCGACGCAGCAGGACTTCACCGACTTCCGGGAGGCCTACCAGCGGCTGTCCCCGCACCCGGAGCACTTCGACGAGTTCCTGGCCACGATGTCCGCCTCCGCCGCTGACCTGAAGGGCTGGAGCGACGAGCAGCTGGCCGGCATCACCGCACCGACCCTGCTGGTGATGGGCGACCACGACTTCGTCACCATCGAGCACGGCGCGCTGATGAAGCGGCTGATCCCCGGCTCGCACCTGGCGGTGCTGCCGAACACCACGCACATGACCGTGACCCTGCGGTCCGAGCTGCTGCTGCCGGTGCTGGCCGACTTCCTGGACTAG
- a CDS encoding alpha/beta fold hydrolase — METDLALADGRTLHVYDTGSGVPVFWHHGTPQVGAVPAPLLALPGIRWLSYDRPGYGGSTASPGRTIGSAASDVAAIADSLGISRFSVLGHSGGGNHAFACAALLPDRVVRCVTAGAIAPFEPAGLDWWAGMVAPDELHASVAGRDALAAQLASAPFDENSFTPADHAAVSGAWADLGRNSALATANGLDGLIDDDLAYVSPWGFDPGEIRCPALLLHGVEDRVIPFSHAEWLARHLPDATLRPSSSDGHISALDRVLDVVEFLHG; from the coding sequence ATGGAGACCGACCTCGCCCTCGCCGACGGCCGCACCCTGCACGTGTACGACACGGGCTCCGGCGTTCCGGTCTTCTGGCATCACGGCACCCCGCAGGTCGGCGCCGTCCCCGCTCCTTTGCTTGCGCTGCCGGGCATTCGCTGGCTGTCGTATGACCGTCCCGGCTACGGCGGCTCCACCGCTTCGCCCGGCCGCACCATCGGCTCCGCCGCCTCCGATGTCGCCGCGATCGCCGATTCCCTTGGCATTTCCCGGTTTTCCGTGCTCGGCCACTCCGGCGGCGGCAACCATGCCTTCGCCTGCGCGGCGTTGCTGCCCGACCGGGTCGTCCGCTGCGTGACGGCCGGCGCCATCGCCCCGTTCGAGCCGGCCGGTCTGGACTGGTGGGCCGGCATGGTCGCCCCCGACGAGCTGCACGCCTCCGTGGCCGGCCGGGACGCGCTCGCCGCGCAACTCGCCTCGGCCCCGTTCGACGAGAACTCCTTCACCCCCGCCGATCATGCCGCCGTCTCCGGCGCATGGGCCGACCTCGGCCGCAACTCCGCCCTGGCCACCGCCAACGGCCTCGACGGCCTGATCGACGACGACCTCGCCTACGTGTCCCCGTGGGGCTTCGACCCCGGGGAGATCCGCTGCCCGGCGCTGCTTCTACACGGAGTCGAGGACCGCGTGATCCCCTTTTCCCACGCCGAATGGCTCGCCCGCCACCTACCCGACGCCACCCTCCGTCCGTCCTCTTCGGACGGTCACATCTCCGCCCTGGACCGCGTTCTCGACGTGGTTGAATTCCTGCATGGCTAA
- a CDS encoding glycosyltransferase: MRVAVVAGPDAGHVFPAVALCLRFAAAGDEPVLLSADGWRDAAVAAGVEVPPLEWLALRHEADIGRWLYERAAELARQLVPTLKEIRPDLVVSDVLATCGGMAAELSGLPWVELSPHPLYLPSRGLPPIGTGLAPGVGVRGRLRDAVLRLATARSLRQGHRQRATARAGIGLPATDPGPAARLIATLPALEVPRPDWPREAHVVGPLLWDPIPVGLTPPPGAEPLVMIAPSTATGGAADMLSTTLAALDGLGVRAAVSAFQPPNDLPAWARAGAGGQDDLLRQASVVVCGAGHGLLAKALLAGVPVVAVPGGGDQWELANRAARQGSAVVVRPPAVDAIRDAVARVLGDPTFRAAAGDAAKTVADVADPVMVCRSVI, encoded by the coding sequence GTGCGAGTGGCCGTCGTTGCGGGGCCGGATGCCGGTCACGTCTTCCCCGCGGTCGCGCTGTGCCTGCGGTTCGCGGCGGCCGGCGACGAGCCGGTGCTGCTCAGCGCCGACGGCTGGCGCGACGCCGCGGTGGCGGCCGGGGTCGAGGTGCCGCCGCTCGAATGGCTGGCACTGCGGCACGAGGCCGACATCGGGCGTTGGCTGTACGAGCGTGCGGCGGAGTTGGCCCGCCAGCTCGTGCCGACCCTCAAGGAGATCCGCCCCGACCTCGTCGTGTCGGACGTGTTGGCGACCTGCGGCGGCATGGCCGCCGAGCTGTCCGGGCTGCCGTGGGTCGAGTTGTCACCGCACCCGCTCTATCTGCCGTCGCGCGGCCTGCCGCCGATCGGCACGGGTCTCGCCCCCGGCGTCGGCGTTCGCGGTCGCCTGCGCGACGCCGTGCTCCGTCTCGCCACGGCCCGCTCCCTGCGACAGGGCCACCGACAACGCGCCACCGCCCGCGCCGGAATCGGTTTGCCGGCAACGGATCCCGGCCCGGCCGCGCGATTGATCGCCACATTGCCGGCGCTGGAGGTTCCTCGCCCGGACTGGCCCAGGGAGGCCCACGTGGTCGGGCCGCTGCTGTGGGATCCGATACCAGTCGGCCTCACGCCGCCGCCCGGCGCCGAACCGCTGGTGATGATCGCGCCGTCCACCGCGACGGGCGGCGCTGCCGACATGTTGTCCACAACCCTTGCCGCGCTTGACGGGCTGGGTGTGCGGGCCGCTGTCTCCGCGTTCCAACCGCCCAACGACCTGCCCGCCTGGGCCCGTGCCGGCGCCGGCGGTCAGGACGACCTGCTGCGCCAGGCGTCCGTTGTGGTGTGTGGCGCCGGGCATGGCTTGCTGGCCAAGGCTTTGCTCGCCGGCGTGCCGGTCGTCGCCGTGCCGGGCGGCGGCGACCAGTGGGAGCTGGCGAACCGCGCCGCCCGGCAGGGGAGCGCTGTCGTCGTCCGGCCGCCGGCAGTGGATGCCATCCGGGACGCGGTGGCACGGGTGCTTGGCGATCCAACCTTCAGGGCCGCTGCCGGCGATGCCGCGAAGACCGTCGCCGACGTGGCGGACCCGGTCATGGTGTGCCGGTCAGTGATCTAG
- a CDS encoding GNAT family N-acetyltransferase gives MTIRTPLFCGTALAERIERVEAHFMAKAAEAARVRRGDQVGFAREIAGGIATYAEPDSPFNKVAGLGFAGTPTADELTQVEKAFHELDAPVQVELSNLAAPAVGELLTDHGYRLAGYENVLGMALDDLPAFEPPPGIEIRPCRDDESQLVVDILVESVRTPDTEGAAAAEDFPADALANALRDMDAAGTRRYLALIDGVPVGSGALRIAEGIAYFAGTATTVQHRRRGVQTALIATRLAEAKAAGCDIATVTTGPGTKSQQNVQRRGFDLLYTRALLLKTP, from the coding sequence ATGACAATTCGGACACCACTGTTCTGCGGCACCGCCCTGGCCGAGCGCATCGAACGCGTCGAGGCGCACTTCATGGCCAAGGCCGCCGAGGCGGCCCGCGTCCGCCGCGGCGACCAGGTCGGCTTCGCCCGTGAGATCGCCGGCGGCATCGCCACCTACGCCGAGCCCGACTCCCCGTTCAACAAGGTCGCCGGCCTCGGCTTCGCCGGCACGCCGACCGCCGACGAACTGACCCAGGTCGAGAAGGCCTTCCACGAGCTCGACGCCCCCGTCCAGGTCGAACTGTCGAACCTGGCCGCCCCGGCCGTCGGTGAACTGCTCACCGACCACGGCTACCGGCTGGCCGGCTACGAGAACGTGCTCGGCATGGCCCTGGACGACCTGCCCGCGTTCGAGCCGCCGCCCGGCATCGAGATCCGGCCCTGCCGCGACGACGAGTCCCAGCTGGTGGTGGACATCCTGGTCGAGTCGGTCCGCACCCCCGACACCGAGGGCGCCGCCGCGGCCGAGGACTTCCCGGCCGACGCCCTGGCCAACGCCCTCCGCGACATGGACGCCGCCGGCACCCGGCGCTACCTCGCTCTGATCGACGGCGTCCCGGTCGGCTCCGGCGCCTTGCGCATCGCCGAGGGCATCGCCTACTTCGCCGGCACCGCCACCACCGTCCAACACCGCCGGCGCGGCGTGCAGACCGCCCTGATCGCCACCCGCCTGGCCGAGGCCAAAGCCGCCGGCTGCGACATCGCCACCGTCACCACCGGCCCCGGCACCAAGTCCCAGCAGAACGTCCAACGCCGTGGCTTCGACCTGCTCTACACCCGCGCGCTGCTGCTAAAGACCCCCTGA
- a CDS encoding AAA family ATPase, which produces MTKVLVTGMSGTGKSSALRALAARGHRTVDTDSSRWSRWEGTDWIWREEAVSALLQVEGPVFVSGCKSNQGRFYPLFDHIVLLSAPAHVLLARIAARTDNPYGKSPAERAEILANLAAVEPLLRATCTLEIDTTAPLADVVRQLENLVG; this is translated from the coding sequence GTGACCAAGGTTCTCGTCACCGGCATGTCCGGCACCGGCAAGTCCTCCGCGCTGCGGGCCCTCGCGGCGCGGGGACACCGGACCGTCGACACCGACTCCTCCCGCTGGAGCCGCTGGGAGGGCACCGACTGGATCTGGCGCGAGGAAGCCGTGTCCGCCCTGCTCCAGGTCGAGGGCCCCGTGTTCGTCTCCGGCTGCAAGTCCAACCAGGGCCGCTTCTATCCCCTCTTCGACCACATCGTGCTGCTCAGCGCCCCCGCGCACGTCCTGCTGGCCCGCATCGCCGCCCGCACCGACAACCCCTACGGCAAGTCCCCCGCCGAACGGGCCGAGATCCTCGCCAACCTGGCCGCAGTCGAACCCCTGCTCCGCGCCACCTGCACCCTGGAGATCGACACCACCGCGCCCCTGGCCGACGTCGTGCGCCAGCTGGAGAACCTCGTCGGCTGA
- a CDS encoding SGNH/GDSL hydrolase family protein produces MRRLALLLVPAIAILLPATAAAAPTAPGRYVALGDSYAVGVGTYTYDDPNDACRRGPLAYSRLWAAAHPSTTYVEESCSGAEVADVVNQAAAGLTPDTSLVTVQVGGNDVGFVSVLETCILNLPDSTCTNAVTTAIDTGRSVLPGSLAGLYSGIRAKAPSAQVVVMGYPRMYKIGGNCLFGLSDTKRTALNNAADVLDGLIQTAAANAGFRFVDAPAVFTGHEICSGNSVWLTSLQWDKLNESYHPTANGHRGYYSALTAITG; encoded by the coding sequence ATGCGCCGTCTGGCACTGCTGCTCGTCCCTGCGATCGCGATCCTGTTGCCCGCCACAGCCGCCGCCGCCCCCACGGCTCCCGGCAGATACGTCGCCCTCGGCGACTCGTACGCCGTCGGTGTCGGCACCTACACCTACGACGACCCCAACGACGCGTGTCGACGCGGGCCGCTGGCGTACAGCAGGTTGTGGGCCGCCGCGCACCCGTCCACCACGTACGTCGAGGAGTCCTGCTCCGGCGCGGAGGTCGCCGACGTCGTCAATCAGGCGGCGGCCGGCCTGACGCCGGACACCTCGCTCGTCACCGTGCAGGTCGGCGGCAACGACGTCGGCTTCGTCAGCGTGCTGGAAACGTGCATTCTCAACCTGCCGGATTCCACGTGCACCAACGCCGTCACCACCGCGATCGACACCGGCCGCTCCGTGCTGCCGGGCTCGCTCGCCGGCCTGTACAGCGGGATTCGGGCGAAGGCGCCGTCGGCGCAGGTCGTGGTGATGGGCTACCCGCGGATGTACAAGATCGGCGGCAACTGCCTCTTCGGGCTCAGCGACACCAAGCGGACCGCCCTGAACAACGCCGCCGACGTGCTCGACGGCCTCATCCAGACCGCAGCGGCCAACGCCGGCTTCCGGTTCGTCGACGCTCCCGCCGTGTTCACCGGCCACGAGATCTGCTCCGGCAACTCGGTGTGGCTGACCAGCCTGCAGTGGGACAAGCTCAACGAGTCCTACCACCCGACCGCCAACGGGCACCGCGGCTACTACAGCGCGCTGACCGCGATCACCGGCTGA
- a CDS encoding RNA-binding S4 domain-containing protein — MESTRVDRWLWAVRLTKTRPDAAAACRGGHVRVNDKPAKPATVVSPGDEVRARVGDRTRVVEVVRVIQKRVGAADAATCFIDRTPAPPPEAAIPVARRERGAGRPTKRERRVLDKFRFGQF, encoded by the coding sequence GTGGAGTCCACCCGAGTGGACCGCTGGCTGTGGGCGGTCCGGCTGACCAAGACCCGTCCGGACGCCGCCGCGGCCTGCCGGGGCGGACACGTGCGCGTGAACGACAAGCCGGCGAAGCCGGCGACCGTGGTGTCGCCGGGCGACGAGGTACGCGCCCGGGTCGGCGACCGCACCCGGGTCGTCGAGGTGGTGCGGGTGATCCAGAAGCGGGTTGGCGCCGCGGACGCCGCGACCTGCTTCATCGACCGCACGCCCGCGCCCCCGCCGGAGGCCGCCATCCCGGTCGCCCGCCGTGAGCGGGGCGCCGGCCGGCCCACCAAGCGGGAGCGGCGCGTGCTGGACAAGTTCCGGTTCGGCCAGTTCTAG
- the pgl gene encoding 6-phosphogluconolactonase translates to MTRPDVVVHSGGDLLAAAAAARLLTKLVDAQAARGSASLVLTGGRTGNAVMEHVRDSPARDAVDWSRVDFYWGDERFLPAGHPDRNETQARAALLDHIPLDPARVHVMEPSDGRFGDDPDAAAADYARLLGSPVPAFDVLLLGVGEEGHTASIFPDSPAVHETSRTVVAVRDCPKPPPTRVSLTLPAIRYADEVWLMTTGEAKADPVARALAGATEVEIPAAGARGTHRTLWLLDSAAAAKIS, encoded by the coding sequence GTGACCCGTCCCGATGTTGTGGTCCACAGCGGCGGCGACCTCTTGGCCGCCGCCGCTGCGGCCCGCCTGCTCACCAAGCTCGTGGACGCCCAGGCCGCTCGCGGCTCGGCGTCCCTGGTGCTGACCGGCGGCCGTACCGGCAATGCCGTCATGGAGCACGTGCGGGACAGCCCCGCCCGGGACGCCGTCGACTGGTCCCGGGTCGATTTCTACTGGGGCGACGAGCGTTTCCTGCCGGCCGGGCATCCCGACCGGAACGAGACGCAGGCCCGGGCGGCGTTGCTGGACCACATCCCCCTGGACCCGGCCCGGGTGCACGTCATGGAGCCGTCCGACGGCCGTTTCGGCGACGACCCCGACGCCGCCGCCGCGGACTACGCCCGGCTCCTCGGCTCCCCCGTGCCCGCTTTCGACGTGCTGCTGCTGGGCGTCGGCGAAGAGGGGCACACCGCCTCCATCTTCCCCGACTCCCCCGCGGTGCACGAGACCTCGCGGACCGTCGTCGCCGTGCGGGACTGCCCCAAGCCCCCGCCGACCCGGGTCTCCCTCACCCTGCCGGCCATCCGCTATGCCGACGAGGTGTGGCTGATGACCACCGGCGAGGCCAAGGCCGACCCGGTGGCCCGGGCCCTGGCCGGCGCCACCGAGGTGGAAATCCCCGCCGCCGGCGCCCGCGGCACCCACCGCACGCTGTGGCTCCTGGATTCCGCCGCAGCCGCGAAGATTTCCTGA
- a CDS encoding DUF4419 domain-containing protein has translation MTTFRVDDVTPAAAPLPTRPLAEVYGDVLALGGDPDTPLIEPDGVHPLLGAVARAFVDHRPLVLSPDAVWLTIAQGVAQHIRLNAEELRSKLVGHAGREALTVEVYGPAPADADSWHDIVEQFGKQIASRAVGADLFECDFTTSTKVERTAGRVVMLDGYSPYFSYWLLCICGIPSITLTGTVEDWRKIRSRVDRLPEFGLEQWRRSLVPIADEFVRAASGRADTAFWQRIYNPSDAYGGEVITGWAARFYPYLKDGGVADNPNPLLALPIGEPSDVRVTARGGVECPAIRSDQVPATLSRALVWINDRFTGRNWSVALHAGLVGVAQDDNGALRPIAGWHLTEATAQITSVLDRIIRDHEATEPVEVIHWAASAEVMELYRRIGSASLLDGAARIVPAADQRKAFGKPDQRRLEGVVELADGRTVAVAVGDEDFHWVLCRFEPDTEDERPNRWQLAGRRSEVPVLGTSLAMVLDVILDGEDPARLEIGRLADLDSGGL, from the coding sequence GTGACGACTTTCCGCGTCGACGACGTGACCCCCGCGGCCGCGCCCCTACCCACGCGGCCGCTAGCCGAGGTCTACGGCGACGTGCTGGCGCTGGGCGGTGACCCGGACACGCCGTTGATCGAGCCGGACGGGGTGCATCCGTTGCTGGGCGCGGTCGCCCGGGCCTTCGTCGACCACCGGCCGCTGGTGCTGTCGCCGGACGCGGTGTGGCTGACCATCGCCCAGGGCGTGGCCCAGCACATCCGCCTCAACGCGGAGGAGCTGCGGTCCAAGCTGGTCGGGCACGCCGGCCGAGAGGCGTTGACCGTGGAGGTCTACGGGCCGGCGCCGGCCGACGCGGACTCGTGGCACGACATTGTCGAGCAGTTCGGCAAGCAGATCGCGAGCAGGGCGGTAGGCGCCGATCTGTTCGAATGCGACTTCACCACCAGCACGAAGGTGGAGCGGACCGCAGGAAGGGTGGTGATGCTCGACGGCTACTCGCCGTACTTCTCGTACTGGCTGCTGTGCATCTGCGGCATCCCGTCGATCACGCTGACCGGGACCGTCGAGGACTGGCGCAAGATCCGGTCGAGGGTGGACCGGCTGCCGGAGTTCGGCCTGGAGCAGTGGCGCCGGTCGCTCGTGCCGATCGCGGACGAGTTCGTCCGGGCCGCGAGCGGTCGGGCCGACACCGCCTTCTGGCAGCGCATCTACAACCCGTCCGACGCCTACGGCGGCGAAGTGATCACCGGCTGGGCCGCGCGGTTCTATCCGTATCTGAAGGACGGCGGCGTCGCCGACAATCCGAATCCGCTACTGGCGCTGCCGATCGGCGAACCGAGTGACGTCCGTGTCACCGCACGGGGCGGCGTCGAGTGCCCGGCGATCCGGAGTGACCAGGTGCCGGCCACACTGTCCCGGGCGTTGGTGTGGATCAACGACCGGTTCACCGGGCGGAACTGGTCGGTGGCACTGCACGCGGGCCTGGTCGGCGTCGCCCAGGACGACAACGGGGCGCTGCGGCCGATCGCCGGCTGGCATCTCACCGAGGCGACAGCCCAGATCACGTCTGTGCTCGATCGGATCATCCGCGATCACGAGGCCACCGAGCCCGTCGAGGTTATTCACTGGGCCGCGTCCGCCGAGGTGATGGAGCTCTACCGGCGGATCGGCTCGGCGAGCCTGCTCGACGGCGCGGCGCGGATCGTGCCGGCGGCGGACCAGCGCAAGGCGTTCGGCAAGCCGGACCAGCGACGACTAGAGGGCGTGGTCGAACTCGCCGACGGACGGACCGTCGCAGTGGCGGTCGGCGACGAGGACTTCCACTGGGTGTTGTGCCGGTTCGAGCCGGACACCGAGGACGAGCGGCCCAACCGGTGGCAGCTGGCCGGGCGCCGCAGCGAGGTGCCGGTGCTGGGCACTTCGCTGGCGATGGTGCTGGACGTCATCCTCGACGGCGAGGACCCCGCTCGGTTGGAGATCGGGCGGCTGGCCGACCTGGACTCAGGGGGTCTTTAG
- a CDS encoding DUF899 family protein, which translates to MEKPPIVPIEEWRQARAELLAAEKEATRALDAIAARRRRLPMVEFPDTYEFDTPAGKRSLLDLFDGKPQLAVYQFMDNGPDAYCPGCTWFTNNVPSPAVGLLADNDVSWVTVSNMPLTQMAAYWEKMGWTVPFASSHGTTFAADTDAEVGFMLTVFLRDGDRIYRTYNTTQRGVDRLVFTNSILDLVPYGRQQDWEDSPPGWPQHPTYG; encoded by the coding sequence ATGGAGAAACCACCGATCGTCCCCATCGAGGAGTGGCGGCAGGCCCGGGCCGAACTGCTCGCCGCGGAGAAGGAAGCGACCAGGGCCCTTGACGCCATCGCGGCACGCCGGCGCCGGCTGCCGATGGTCGAGTTCCCGGACACCTACGAGTTCGACACGCCGGCGGGCAAGAGGTCGCTGCTCGACCTGTTCGACGGCAAGCCGCAGCTGGCGGTCTACCAGTTCATGGACAACGGGCCGGACGCCTACTGTCCCGGCTGCACGTGGTTCACGAACAACGTGCCGTCGCCGGCCGTCGGCCTGCTCGCGGACAACGACGTCAGCTGGGTGACGGTGTCGAACATGCCGCTGACGCAGATGGCGGCGTACTGGGAGAAGATGGGCTGGACGGTGCCGTTCGCGTCGTCGCACGGCACCACGTTCGCGGCGGACACCGACGCGGAGGTCGGCTTCATGCTGACCGTGTTCCTGCGCGACGGGGACCGCATCTACCGCACGTACAACACCACCCAGCGGGGTGTGGACCGACTGGTGTTCACCAACAGCATCCTCGACCTCGTGCCGTACGGCCGCCAGCAGGACTGGGAGGACTCGCCGCCCGGCTGGCCGCAGCACCCGACCTACGGCTGA
- a CDS encoding acetamidase/formamidase family protein, translating to MAEHRLDPSADTVTDVFDRDRPPVLTVDPGDTLIVRSLNASGHLGDDVHGPKLIPDARGHCLTGPIAVRGAEPGMMLAVRLESLQPDNWGYTVSVGRDTPLNRRLKVFPGDMAWLHWDIADGNAVNNLGFGVRLAPFLGVIGLPPDEPGEHSTTPPRPCGGNIDCRELVAGSTLYLPITVPEALLCLGDGHGAQGDGEVCGTAVECGMTTRLVLDLVSEPPIRTAHAITPAGRVTFGFDADLNEASAQALSAMLDWMEARYGVDRATALALASPVVDLRITQVANTTWGVHAVLPDGALTGG from the coding sequence GTGGCCGAACATCGACTTGATCCGAGCGCCGACACCGTCACCGACGTCTTCGACCGCGACCGGCCGCCGGTGCTGACGGTGGATCCGGGCGACACGCTGATTGTGCGCAGCCTCAACGCATCCGGGCACCTGGGCGACGATGTGCACGGCCCGAAGCTGATTCCCGACGCTCGGGGACACTGCCTGACGGGGCCGATCGCGGTGCGCGGGGCGGAGCCGGGGATGATGCTGGCGGTCCGCCTGGAGTCGCTCCAGCCGGACAACTGGGGCTACACGGTGTCGGTGGGGCGCGACACCCCGCTCAACCGGCGGCTCAAAGTGTTTCCGGGCGACATGGCGTGGCTGCACTGGGACATCGCGGACGGTAATGCGGTCAACAACCTCGGGTTCGGGGTGCGGCTGGCGCCGTTCCTCGGCGTGATCGGGCTGCCGCCGGACGAGCCGGGAGAGCACTCGACGACCCCGCCCCGGCCCTGCGGCGGCAACATCGACTGCCGTGAGCTGGTCGCGGGCTCGACGCTGTACCTGCCGATCACAGTGCCAGAGGCGTTGCTGTGCCTGGGCGACGGCCACGGGGCGCAGGGCGACGGCGAGGTGTGCGGGACGGCGGTCGAGTGCGGCATGACCACGCGGCTGGTGCTGGATCTCGTGTCGGAGCCCCCGATCCGGACGGCGCACGCGATCACACCGGCCGGCCGGGTGACCTTCGGCTTCGACGCCGACCTGAACGAGGCGTCGGCGCAGGCGCTGTCGGCCATGCTGGACTGGATGGAGGCGCGGTACGGCGTCGACCGGGCGACGGCCCTTGCGCTGGCCAGCCCGGTGGTGGACCTGCGGATCACCCAGGTGGCCAACACGACGTGGGGTGTGCACGCGGTCCTGCCCGACGGCGCGCTGACCGGCGGGTGA